A region of the Geomonas subterranea genome:
TCCTCGCGACCGGTGCCACCCTCCCCCGCGACCTCCCCATCGACGGGCGGCAGCTGAAGGGGATCCACTTCGCCATGGATTTCCTGACCGCCAACACCAAGGCCGTCCTGAACGAAGGGGCCGAGTTCATCTCCGCGGCAGGGAAGGACGTCATCATCATCGGCGGCGGCGACACCGGCACCGACTGCGTCGGCACCTCGCTGCGCCACGGCTGCAATTCGGTGACCCAGCTCGAGATCATGCCCCGCTTCCCCGACACCCGCGCCGCCGACAACCCGTGGCCCGAGTGGCCCAAGCTGCACAAGGTCGACTACGGCCAGGAGGAAGCCGCGGCCAAGTTCGGAGCAGACCCGCGCGTCTTCGTCACCACAGCGACCAGGTTCGAAGGGGATGCCGAGGGGAACGTGAAGGCCGTGCACACGGTCCAGGTGGAATGGAAGCAGAACGAGAAGGGGCAGTTCATCCCGGTCCCGGTGCCGGGGACCGAGCAGGTCCGCCCCGCGGGCCTCGTGCTCCTCGCCATGGGCTTTCTCGGCCCCGAGCAGGAGCTTCCCGAGGCGCTCGGGCTTGAGCGCGACGGCCGCAGCAACATCAAGGCCGAGTTCAACCGCTACGCCACCAGCATCCCGGGTGTCTTCGCCGCTGGCGACTGCCGTCGCGGCCAGAGCCTCGTGGTCTGGGCTTTCAACGAGGGGCGCGGCGCCGCGCGCGAATGCGACCGTTTCCTCATGGGAGAGACCGAGCTTCCGTAACACTTCTTCACGGCAGCAACGCAAAAAGGCACCCGGATGCACCGGGTGCCTTTTTTGTCTGCCTCCCCTTCCCGCAGCCCCCCTGCACCGGCACACCCCTGTGCCAGCACCTATCTAAAACCGAAGCCAACGGACCGGCTGACCCCACAAAAATATTCATTTCTGCCCCTGTTACTAGGGGCAATTTTCATCTACCTTGAGGCAGGTGTCGGCGAGGAGTCTGATACCCACCTCGATATCGGTGGCGGTCATGCCGCCGAAGCCGAGCATGAGGCGGGTCATGGCGGGCGCGCTACCGGCGCAGGTCGCGCTGAACGGGAAGAGGTAGATCCCGTTGGCCGCTGCTTTGCTGATAATGGCACTCTCTGCTGAAGCGCATGCACGCAACTGCAGGACCATGTGCAGACCAGCGCCTGCGCCGAGCACGGTGCCCATGGCGCCGAAATACCGGTCGATGGCTTTGAGCATGGCATCATGCTTCTTCTGGTAAACGATGCGCATGCGCCGGATGTGGCGTTCCCAGTACCCCTGTGCCATGAACTTAGCCATCGTTTTCTGTTCGACGGACGGGACCGTTGGAAAATAATCACGGTACCTGGCGCTGAAGCCATCGAGCAGCGAGGGGGGCAGCACCATGTAGGAAAGGCGCAGCGCGGGCGAGAGCACCTTGGAGAAGGTCCCGAGGTAGATGATCTCCCCCTCCGGACGCAGCCCCTGAAGGGAGGGGATAGGCTTGCCGTGGTAGCGAAGCTCGCTGTCGTAATCGTCCTCGATGATCAGCTTCCCCCCCGACCCGGCCCAGTCGATCAGGTTCAGGCGGTTGGCTATCGGCATCACGCACCCCATGGGGAGCTGGTGGGACGGGGTGACATAGGCGATGGTCCCCCCGCTGGCCTTCAGCGCCTCCAGATCCATCCCCCCGGGTCCGACATCTACCGGGGCGATCCGGAACCCGCTGTTTTGAAAGACCGCTCGCGGCAGGTGGTATCCCGGATTTTCCACGGCCACCGTCGAGTGGGCGTCCTTGAGCAGGTGGGCCACCAGGTCCAGGCTGTGCTGCAGACCGGCACAGACGAAAATCCGTTCGGGGCCGCAGACGACCCCACGCGAGCGCTCCAGGTACTTTTGCAGGTTGCAGCGCAGCTCCCAGTCCCCCTGGAAGTCTCCGTAGTGGGAAAACTCTCCCGCCCCCTCGCGCAGCGACTCCAGGAGACAGCCGCGCCACTGCGCCAGGGGAAAGCCGGCGGGGTCGAGGCGTGCGGGATGGAAGTCGAACCGGGCCGGTTTCTCGGGCCTCGGGGGGCGCTCCTCCCCAACCGGCGCACGCCCCCGAGTCGCGGGCGCAACCAGTTGATCCAGCGCCGACACGAAATACCCGATTCGTTGTCTGCTGTAGATGTAGCCTTCGGCGAAGAGTTCCTGATAGGCACCCTCCACCGTGTTGCGACTGATGGAGAGCTCGGTGGCCAGGTCCCTGACTGAAGGGAGCTTGGCATGCGCGGGCAGCCTCCCTGACAGCACCTGCTCCCGGATCTGGTGGTAGAGCTGCCTGTAGAGAGGGACGTTGTCGTTCTGATCGATGATAAACATAACTGTTCCAGTCACACCCTTTGGTTGAGCAACATCAATAACAGGAGGTAGCAAAGATGATACCCGAAAAGCTGCTTGAGATTCTGAAACAGGATGGCGTCGTCGCCATCGCCACCCTGGGCCAGGACGGCCCGCACCTGGTCAACACCTGGAACAGCTACATCCGCATATCGGACGACGGCCGTCTGCTGATTCCCGCAGGCTACATGCAGCGCACCGAGGCCAACGTCGCCTTTAACCCCGAACTCCTCATCACCGTCGGAAGCAGCAAGGTTCAGGGACTGCATGGACCGGGCGCGGGTTTTCTCATCAAGGGTAAAGCAGCGTTTATAACGTCGGGACCGGAATTCGATCAACTGAAATCGAAGTTCGGCTGGCTGCGCGCCACGCTGGCAGTCACCCCCGTGACGGTGACTCAGACCAGGTAGAGGTTGGCGGTAAGGGGTGCGGAAGCGGGATCAGCTGGGCGTTTTCAGATCCGAAAGCATCTGGAAGAAATTCCGCGTCAGCACCGGGTGCAACTCGGTGCCGGACATATCGAGCATCATGGTCGTGATCTGGTCAAGCTCCAACGGCTCACGGTAGGACCTCCTGGTCCGGGTGGCATCGAAAAAATCGGAAACCATGGTCAGGTGGCTGCAGAGGTTGAGCCGCCAGGATGGGGGGAGTTTCGGGTAGCCGGCGAGGTTGAATTTCGCATGGTGCTCATAGGCGCAGATCGCGGCCATGCGCGGCACACCCGGGATATCCATCAGGTAGCGCGCCCCCCTGACCGGGTGCTGCCTGATAAGGTCGAACTCCTCGTCGGTCAGTTTCCCGTTCTTGTTGATGATCTCCTCAGGGACGAACAACTTTCCGATGTCGTGCAGCATGGCGGCCACGCCGATATCCTTCAGCTGCTGCCCCTCGATACCGAGCGCCATCGCCTGCGCCAGGTTGAGGATGCAGACATTGGCGGAATGGGTGAAGGTGTACTCGTCGCTGTCCCTCAGGGCCGCAAGTATGAGCAGGGGAGCCCCTTCCTGGCGGAACAGATCGACAAACCCGGAGACGACATCGGCGATCCCCGAGACCTTGAGCTTCTGGCGCCGCTGCACCGCCCGGTAGATCTCGGTGAACCGGTCCAGCTCCTTCAGGCTGAGTTCCTTGAGGACCTCGGCGGCGCACCGCTCTCCTCCTTTACTGTCGGAAGGAGGTCCACCCGCGGCCACCGTGAGGTAGCCAAAGCGCAGGTGCCCGGTCGATGCGATCTCGCCTGGCTCCCCGGCGGCGCCGCTCAGGAATTCGACGAGGCTTGCGACCTCCTGCCGGGTGATCCCCTTCTGGAACTTGAGGTACTCTACCCCCCGCGCCTTGAGCAGGGCGGTGAAGCGGTTTATGAACAGGCTGTACTCCTGTGGTCTGCCGTCGATGATGAGCTCGTTCTCCACCACGATCAGGGACAGCTCACCGCAGGCTTCGAGCAGGGCGCTCAGCTCCTCGAAGAGCTGGTTTCCCAGCCGGACGACCTGGAGGTGCCCGCTTTCATACAGCGCCGCGTTGGCGCTCGCCGACTGAAGGAGGCGGATGATGTTGCCGGAGCTGTGATTCGCGCCGTTCATGAGGTTATCCCCGGTGCGCCCCGCAGCAGCAGCGCGGCCTGCCGCCCCAGCGCCCCCTTTTTCGCGGCGAGCTTTTTCAGAAGTGGCCGCGACATTTCCGCAGGGTAGCGCCGCAGGGAACTGACCGCTTCCAGCTTCAGCTTGGCGAGCTGGTTCGGGCGCAGGAGGCTCACGGAGGTCAGCAGCTTCTCCAGCAAGGGGAGCGACGCGGGATTCCCGATCTCGCCCAGCGCCTGCACGACCAGGTTCTTCACCTGGAGATCCTTGGCGGAAAGACCCGGCCTGGCCAGCATGGCGTGCAAGGCCCCAAGGACGTTGGCCGATCCCGCCATTCCGGCGACCTCGAGAGCTGCTAATTGAGTCTGCCGGTTCGGACTCTCCAGGTCCTGCACCAGGCTCAGCTCCGCCGCGAAGTCACCGAATTCCAGCAACGCCCGGAAGGCCTCCTGCGCGACCCTCCGGTCGCGATGGCGCGCCAGCATGCGCAGCTTCTCCTCGGCGTCGGACAGCTCCAGGCGCCGGATAAGGGCGATCAGGTTGCGCAGGAAGTACCAGCGACGATCAGAGAGCCGCTTCATTATGGCCGGGGCGGCCGGGGGGCCTATTTCGACCAGCCGGTCCATCATGAAGCGTCGCAGCGACATGCTGTCGCTTTCGGCCAGCCGCTCCAGCAGCTCCTCGGTGAAGGGGGCGCCCACCGTCGCGATCACCTCGGTGATTTCATCGAACCTCGGTTTTCCCCACGTCTCGAGGCCGTCCAGCACCTCGTTGATGAATTCCTCGCAGGCGAAGAGCGCCATTACGTCCTCGCGCACCCCGGTGGGCACTCCCCCGCCAACCACTTCCCGCAGAATCTTGAGGAATTCCAGATAATCGCCGGTGCGCAGGAAAAAGATCCCGATATCGTAGAGGTTGCGGGCGTACCCCCCCAGTTCCCCTCCCTCTCCCTCGCCCGATTTCAGGAACAGAAGCAGGATCTCGCAGGTGGCCTTTTCCATGGAGGCTTGATCCAAGGTTTCCAGAAGATCCCGCACCCCTTCACTTCCCACCAGGGGGACCTGGTCCGGCTCCATCATCTTATGCAGCTTTTGGAGATAACTCTCGGGAATATACTCTTCGCTTGCATGCTCCCTGAGGATGGTCCGTATCCTGCCCGGCAGCCCACCCTCGGGGGTGACCGGCGCTGCGGAGGGGGAAGCTATGCGGCTGAACTGCCGCAGCAACTGCAGAACCAGGGGGGGGATGCTCTCCTGGTTGGCGCCGATTTCCTCAAGGGTCTCGAGCACCGCCTCGGCGGGTAATTGCCGGACGATCCATTCCAGATCGGGTGCGGCAATCGCCTTGGACACACAGGCTGCGTTAAGGAACTGCTGACGCATGGCGGGATTGAGCTTGCCCACGAAACCGGCGAACCTGCGGTTGGTCAGTTCCCTGGCCTGGGGGGCCGCCGCTTCGTCCCGTGCGAAAGCCTCAAGCAGTACGGATGTGAAATTTGCCGCATCAAAAGAAGCATCCTGTCCGGCTTGGCGGTTGAGTGCTTCGGCCACGAGTTCCGGGTCCAGCAGATCCTCGTCGAGCGCCCCTCCCGCCGTATGCCCGTTCTTCAACGCGACAAGGAAGCGCTCCCAGAGGTCACCGGAACCGTTCCCCGCCTCCCCTGGCTGAAGGAGCGGCTCTTCGGACGCACTGAAGAGATCGTAGCGTACCTCCCTGATGGCAAGGGAGGTGATGCCGGCCTTTTCCCACACGGCCCGAATCCCGCCGGCGCCATAGATCTTTTCGCGCTTGCTACCAAGGATGATGATAAAACGCCGCAGTTCCTCCTTGGTGAGGCCGCGGTTGAGAACAAGCATCCCGATGCCGCGCTCGTACAGCACTCGCGCGAACTCCCTGATCACCAGGTTGGACCTGTCGACGGTTCTCCCCCCGAAAACGAGCGCCGAGCCGGCCACCCCGAACACCACCTCATCCCGCTCGCCCATGAAGGCGGCGTAGCTCTGCAGGGCTTTGGTAAGAGAAACATCTACTACCTGATGCCCCTGCGGGTACGCGCCCATGTTGCGCCGCGAGACTTCCAACTCGCGGATCAGCCTCACAAGTAACGGTGAGGCTGCCGTGCCAGGTGATGTGTCAGTTCTTCGTCGATTGCTCATGGCATTGGTCAAAATCAGTCTCAGCAAGACCTGTCGCCAACACGGCAAGGTCGTACGGGCAATAGCTACTGCAGGAAGCGGGGCCTACAGTGAAGCAGGATGAACTCAGCATGAGAAGTTGCTGTTATAGCACCACCATGAGCGGTAGTACTATCAACATCAAAGGCTGGGATAGGGAGAATATAGCTCACGCCGTGGCGCAATAAAAGAAATATTAGACGCCCCAAAATGTTGGGTACTGTTGACCACGCGGAGAGGCCGCTTTCTGAGTGCGGGGACAGGCAGAGGCCTTGAGAGACATCGTCTCCCGTCCGGTTTCAGAGTTCGGAGAGCGAAGGCACCGATAACATACGGCGGCATTACTTGCCAGCCTTCTACCGACCTCACCTTCGGTTCGCACGAGCCCGCCCTCACTTTTCCGCCCGGGGTGCGAACGGCGCCGCGTTTACCTGGCATCTGACACTCCCCCCCGGATTCCAGGATGACCTCCCCTCTCGGCGGGAGCTGCCTCATCAGAGCCGATGCAAAGCTGCACTATGTGGTTAGAGGGTGCAAGTCGTTGCTTTGATTCTGCCTCGCAGACCATAGACATATGACCACATTGCGTACAGAAGAACCCAAAGTGTAACGGTTCGTCAGAGTGTAAAGGATCGGCTTTACACATAGCATTTGCCGCATCCTTGACCTGTAGCTCTTCTCTCAACTCCACGCTCGCTGGTCACCGGCTCGCGTGCCCCGCCTGGATGTGCCAACATGATACCTTTGAAATCACTTGGAAATCGTGGTTATAGGCTCCTATTTATCGAGGTTCCCCCCTGGCCCTCATCAATTCCCGGCAGAGCCCTCCGGGCAAGATGCATTTCTGGCACCGCATCACCGCAAAGCGTTTTAGGTATGCCGTCCGGCTGGCGCTGTCGGAATATTAAACACAGCAATCAACTCGCACAAAATTTATATATTTATCAGATACTTAGATGTGGCACCTCGATTGCTATAGTGAATTCACGTGTGAGCGTACAACTTCGTTGAGAGGAGGAACAGCATGAATAAGACAATTTTGGCTGTGCTGGTTGTGGGACTGTCAATGGTATGTGCCGTCGGAACCGCAGGTGCTACTTCCTTTACGAGCACGACTGATGTGGACAGGTGGGTGATCGGCAACGGCACCCTGACATGGGCCCAGGCGATGCCGTCGGACTTCGAAATGCCATATGACACCATCAACAGTGCCACGTTGAAAATCTATTCTAATTTTGTCGACGGTAATAACGACATGGTAAGCGTTGAAAACACTTTCGTAGGGAATCTCAAGAACGACACGGGGTGGTTTTTGATCTGGAACCCTCTTGAATCACGCAGTTTTGATATCGCCTCGGCCATAACTGCCCCGTGGTCAACCGGACAGTCCCTTGATATATCTCTGGCATACGATGAAAGAGGGTTATTCAACTGTCTCCTCTATGTAGACGAATCTATATTGTGCCTGGACTACAACAACGGGGCATCTCCGGTCCCCGAACCGGGCACCGTACTGCTGCTTGGCATCGGCATGGCCGGTATTGCGATCTGTGGCAAGCGTCGCTTGAACAACAATGCCTAAACGTACAGTATGGCAGCGACTTGCAGGGCGTTACCTACGGTAGCGCCCTTTTCTTTTGCCCCGTCTTCCCTTGGCGTAATAGATGCCGCTGCAGACCAGCCATGGCGAGCCTCCACGATCACCGCGCGACATTGCTATCGTTAAGTGAACCTGTCACCCAATTTCCCTTGGCTTTTTGTCACCACTCGCCGGCCGACCTCATCCACCTCAGGCACTTCACAAATCAGCCAGAAAGCGGCAATGGCCTTTAGAAGTTCAATCAATTGACTGGGGTCCTGTGGTTTGACGATATAGGCGCTGGCTCCAAGTAAATAAGCCCTTTTTATGTCGTCTGAGTCATTTGACGATGAAAGTACGATGGTGGGAATGATGGCGGAGTCCGGCGTACTTTGCAGGAAGGTAAGAATCGAAAACCCGTCACCGGGAAACATTTTCAAGTCAGTGAGAAGAAATGAAGGGTACTGATAAATTGAACGGTCAGCGAACACTCCTTCTCCTTTAAGGTATGCAATGGCTTCATCTCCGCATGTCACTAATCGAAGCTCTGCCTGTACAAGGCTGGCCTTAAAAGCTCGTTCCATCAGCATCCGATCATTTGGGTCGTCATCTGCCACGAGAATGGTGTACTTTTTGTGCAACATAGGGCGAATTCCCACTCGAAACCGGCACGGACTGCGGATCAGCGACCGGGGCAAGTGGCTGCTGCATTCATCGGCTCACTCCGATCAAGATGGATTGCCCGCATCCTTGTTGTCGAAAGCGCGGGCCTGGGCTGCGGAGGGGAAAGGAAGCACTCAGGGAAAAGGAACCATTGGAGGGGAGGAGGAAACGGATCATCCATGTCGGCTATCGGCCGTGCAGTCGGATTTAACCCGTTCTCTATCCGCTTACCGCTCCTGTTCCGTTTTACCATTGTAACACGTTTCATGGCAGTTATACTGACAGTGGGTTGTGTCTCAGATAAGGAAAGCCAGGAATTGGGCACCCTACCGATTCCTCCTGTAAGTGAACCTGAAAGCTAGAGAAGCGGCTTAGATGCAAAAAGGGAGGCTAGTGATATGACCAGGCTTGAGCTGACTGAAAAAGAGACGGGCATTCTGATCGAAATACTCGAGTCATCCCTCTCCAACTTGAAGACTGAGAGAGTAGGCACCGACAACCGGGCGTGGCACTTAGGGCTTTTGGAACGTGAAGAATTCGTGAGTGACCTCCTTTCGCGCCTGACTAGCAAGCCCTGAGCGATTGCCCCGGTGGCAACGCCTTGCTGGCAGCAGAGAGCCCATGGCCGAAAGCTTTACAAGAAAGGAAACAGGACGCATTGAGGCGTTCAGCGACGGGGTTTTCGCCATCGCCATAACACTGCTGGTCCTGACTATCAAAGTGCCAACGGCTTCCGAACTCGGTGTCGACCAGAGCCTGAGTTCTGCCTTGCTGGCGCTGTGGCCCCATTACCTTGCCTTCGTGACGAGCTTTGTCACGGTCCTTGCCAAGTGGGTGAACCATCACAGGATTTTCACCTTCGTCCAGAGAAGCGATCACACGTTCCTGTACTTGAACGGTTTGGTGCTGATGCTGGTTACCTTCCTGCCGTTTCCGACCGCCTTGGTGGCAGAATACCTGCTTCACCCTGAAGCGAAGATTGCCGGTGCGATCTTTTCCGGCACCTTCTTCGCAATAGCAGTGGCATTCAAGTTGTTGTGGCACTACGCCTCAAAAAATGGGAGGTTGCTCGGGGGGGGACGAAGCGTGGATCCTGAGCACATTGAGCAGATCACCAGGCAGTTCAGCTTCGGGCCGTTCATGTACCTTGCCGCGTTCGTCGCTTCTTTCGTGTCGGCAGGGTTGAGCGTTGTTTTCTGCCTCTCCCTGGCGGTAATCGTCGGCTTCAAAGGATGGCCACGGAAGTAGCAAGTTACAACCCGCCTGATGTTCCAGCCATGACCAGGGTGTTCTTGAATTTAGCGATGATTTGCAGGACCAGTCTCTACTTGAGCTGAACGCTGATAGGGGTGGGCGAACAACAAAAAGGCCACTTAGCTTTTCAAGTCTAAGTGGCCGTTATATTTTGGTTGCGGGGACAGGATTTGAACCTGTGACCTTCGGGTTATGAGCCGTTTTTGTTGTGCTTGTGTTATGTAGCCCGATTAGCTACTTACAGGTATATCAAAGATTTAGCTCCTGTGCAAGCCTTTCCATCTTTGCCATATTCATCAACTTTTCCTGATTTTGGTACACACTTTGGGACACACTTCCGCCCGCCAACAGACGGACAGCCCATTATATTTATTAACGCCTCAGCCTCCACATCTCAACATGCACCAAGGTTTAATTGATCAGGGCTCCTCCCTCCCCCCAGCCCCTGTATTATTAGAGGATCTCATCCAGCAGAGAGCAGAAGATATCGCCCTAGCTTGAGGAGCCGGTTTTTAGCTTCATAACTCGCGGTAAATTTTCGGCAATTTTATCATACAGTAATGATGAAATAGGTTCCGCTGTTACACTTTTCTGTGACGACTACTTAGTATTAACAACTTAGTTAAATAGATGATTTTGTATGAGTTTTATGGCAAAAGCGGCGCTAGTAAAAGCTGCATAAGGCTGTAAATCATCATTTTTATCAATATTTGCAAAGTCGCATACGGATTTAATAACTATTGAATTTGTGGGATTCGAATAAGCATAATTTGCAGAGGCCATGACCCCATAAGCTTCCATATCGATACCAATTGTATCTCTGTTTTGAGCCTTGATGAGTTCAACTGTCTCGGGTTCCTCTAAGACAACAGCTCCTGAAGCTACAGGGCCTACGTGCATGTTTAGCTGATTTGAGCATTCTAGTCCCAGTTCTTTTGCAGAATGTTGGATTTCATCAAGATAAGTACGTTGGGCAGACAAATCAGATAAAATTGGACTCAGGTTAGAATGTATATGCAGCTGATGTGGCGAGGACAAAAATGTCGGTTTTCCTTCTCTCACAGTAAGCTTCCCACTTCCCCACTCCCAAGATGGTTCTGCAACTAAAATGTCGCCCAATTTAACCTTGCCCTTTATCCCAGCAGCAATACCGGTCATTATAATATACTCTGGATTGTGCCTCAAGAGTATCCGAGTTGAAAGCGCAGTTGCAGCGGCAATACCCATTCTAGGACAGGATGTTGCTATGACTGACTTAATTTCTCCGCTGGAAATCGTAATGGAACCTATGTAGTATATATTGCTATCATTTTTAAATTGTACTTTACTCAAATCGTGCAAAAGTGACAAAATTGCCTCAAATTCAGTTTTTCTCAAAGCTGTAATAATAGCAATATCAAATTTTTGAAACTCTTTTCTGGTATAATTTATTATTGTCGAAAACAAGGATTCAAAAAAAGTCTCACTTTCAGTTCCTTGAACTAAGCGCCACCCCCTATTTTCGAAGTATTCTTTATATTCGCAGTAACTTTCAGCATACGCTGTAGCGCCTACCACATGTTTAGGTAATTGGTATGATGTGTTTAATTCAATATACTCAAGAAATTTAACACC
Encoded here:
- a CDS encoding response regulator, which produces MLHKKYTILVADDDPNDRMLMERAFKASLVQAELRLVTCGDEAIAYLKGEGVFADRSIYQYPSFLLTDLKMFPGDGFSILTFLQSTPDSAIIPTIVLSSSNDSDDIKRAYLLGASAYIVKPQDPSQLIELLKAIAAFWLICEVPEVDEVGRRVVTKSQGKLGDRFT
- a CDS encoding pyridoxamine 5'-phosphate oxidase family protein, which gives rise to MIPEKLLEILKQDGVVAIATLGQDGPHLVNTWNSYIRISDDGRLLIPAGYMQRTEANVAFNPELLITVGSSKVQGLHGPGAGFLIKGKAAFITSGPEFDQLKSKFGWLRATLAVTPVTVTQTR
- a CDS encoding HEAT repeat domain-containing protein, translated to MRLIRELEVSRRNMGAYPQGHQVVDVSLTKALQSYAAFMGERDEVVFGVAGSALVFGGRTVDRSNLVIREFARVLYERGIGMLVLNRGLTKEELRRFIIILGSKREKIYGAGGIRAVWEKAGITSLAIREVRYDLFSASEEPLLQPGEAGNGSGDLWERFLVALKNGHTAGGALDEDLLDPELVAEALNRQAGQDASFDAANFTSVLLEAFARDEAAAPQARELTNRRFAGFVGKLNPAMRQQFLNAACVSKAIAAPDLEWIVRQLPAEAVLETLEEIGANQESIPPLVLQLLRQFSRIASPSAAPVTPEGGLPGRIRTILREHASEEYIPESYLQKLHKMMEPDQVPLVGSEGVRDLLETLDQASMEKATCEILLLFLKSGEGEGGELGGYARNLYDIGIFFLRTGDYLEFLKILREVVGGGVPTGVREDVMALFACEEFINEVLDGLETWGKPRFDEITEVIATVGAPFTEELLERLAESDSMSLRRFMMDRLVEIGPPAAPAIMKRLSDRRWYFLRNLIALIRRLELSDAEEKLRMLARHRDRRVAQEAFRALLEFGDFAAELSLVQDLESPNRQTQLAALEVAGMAGSANVLGALHAMLARPGLSAKDLQVKNLVVQALGEIGNPASLPLLEKLLTSVSLLRPNQLAKLKLEAVSSLRRYPAEMSRPLLKKLAAKKGALGRQAALLLRGAPGITS
- a CDS encoding TMEM175 family protein, with translation MAESFTRKETGRIEAFSDGVFAIAITLLVLTIKVPTASELGVDQSLSSALLALWPHYLAFVTSFVTVLAKWVNHHRIFTFVQRSDHTFLYLNGLVLMLVTFLPFPTALVAEYLLHPEAKIAGAIFSGTFFAIAVAFKLLWHYASKNGRLLGGGRSVDPEHIEQITRQFSFGPFMYLAAFVASFVSAGLSVVFCLSLAVIVGFKGWPRK
- a CDS encoding HD-GYP domain-containing protein, giving the protein MNGANHSSGNIIRLLQSASANAALYESGHLQVVRLGNQLFEELSALLEACGELSLIVVENELIIDGRPQEYSLFINRFTALLKARGVEYLKFQKGITRQEVASLVEFLSGAAGEPGEIASTGHLRFGYLTVAAGGPPSDSKGGERCAAEVLKELSLKELDRFTEIYRAVQRRQKLKVSGIADVVSGFVDLFRQEGAPLLILAALRDSDEYTFTHSANVCILNLAQAMALGIEGQQLKDIGVAAMLHDIGKLFVPEEIINKNGKLTDEEFDLIRQHPVRGARYLMDIPGVPRMAAICAYEHHAKFNLAGYPKLPPSWRLNLCSHLTMVSDFFDATRTRRSYREPLELDQITTMMLDMSGTELHPVLTRNFFQMLSDLKTPS
- a CDS encoding PLP-dependent aminotransferase family protein, with translation MFIIDQNDNVPLYRQLYHQIREQVLSGRLPAHAKLPSVRDLATELSISRNTVEGAYQELFAEGYIYSRQRIGYFVSALDQLVAPATRGRAPVGEERPPRPEKPARFDFHPARLDPAGFPLAQWRGCLLESLREGAGEFSHYGDFQGDWELRCNLQKYLERSRGVVCGPERIFVCAGLQHSLDLVAHLLKDAHSTVAVENPGYHLPRAVFQNSGFRIAPVDVGPGGMDLEALKASGGTIAYVTPSHQLPMGCVMPIANRLNLIDWAGSGGKLIIEDDYDSELRYHGKPIPSLQGLRPEGEIIYLGTFSKVLSPALRLSYMVLPPSLLDGFSARYRDYFPTVPSVEQKTMAKFMAQGYWERHIRRMRIVYQKKHDAMLKAIDRYFGAMGTVLGAGAGLHMVLQLRACASAESAIISKAAANGIYLFPFSATCAGSAPAMTRLMLGFGGMTATDIEVGIRLLADTCLKVDENCP
- a CDS encoding glutamate synthase subunit beta translates to MGKPTGFMEYKRELPADREPLERLKDWNEFHLHLPEDHLRTQGARCMDCGIPFCHTGMLVSGMACGCPINNLIPEWNDLVYRGLWKQALARLLRTNNFPEFTGRVCPAPCEGSCTLGSIDPAVTIKNIEVSIIDRAWAEGWIAPNPPQVRTGKKVAVVGSGPAGLSAAAQLNKAGHQVTVFERADLPGGLLMYGIPNMKLDKREVVLRRVKLMEQEGINFVCNTAIGGAEYPVEKLKGEFDAVVLATGATLPRDLPIDGRQLKGIHFAMDFLTANTKAVLNEGAEFISAAGKDVIIIGGGDTGTDCVGTSLRHGCNSVTQLEIMPRFPDTRAADNPWPEWPKLHKVDYGQEEAAAKFGADPRVFVTTATRFEGDAEGNVKAVHTVQVEWKQNEKGQFIPVPVPGTEQVRPAGLVLLAMGFLGPEQELPEALGLERDGRSNIKAEFNRYATSIPGVFAAGDCRRGQSLVVWAFNEGRGAARECDRFLMGETELP
- a CDS encoding PEP-CTERM sorting domain-containing protein — encoded protein: MNKTILAVLVVGLSMVCAVGTAGATSFTSTTDVDRWVIGNGTLTWAQAMPSDFEMPYDTINSATLKIYSNFVDGNNDMVSVENTFVGNLKNDTGWFLIWNPLESRSFDIASAITAPWSTGQSLDISLAYDERGLFNCLLYVDESILCLDYNNGASPVPEPGTVLLLGIGMAGIAICGKRRLNNNA
- a CDS encoding phosphorylase family protein, whose protein sequence is MKVLILDDQYSKVETFCRVLNKLTPCKIDHVSNSKDALKYLYDNSDVDLLIVDLQIPEVLGGDVLVDGGVKFLEYIELNTSYQLPKHVVGATAYAESYCEYKEYFENRGWRLVQGTESETFFESLFSTIINYTRKEFQKFDIAIITALRKTEFEAILSLLHDLSKVQFKNDSNIYYIGSITISSGEIKSVIATSCPRMGIAAATALSTRILLRHNPEYIIMTGIAAGIKGKVKLGDILVAEPSWEWGSGKLTVREGKPTFLSSPHQLHIHSNLSPILSDLSAQRTYLDEIQHSAKELGLECSNQLNMHVGPVASGAVVLEEPETVELIKAQNRDTIGIDMEAYGVMASANYAYSNPTNSIVIKSVCDFANIDKNDDLQPYAAFTSAAFAIKLIQNHLFN